In Brachyhypopomus gauderio isolate BG-103 unplaced genomic scaffold, BGAUD_0.2 sc97, whole genome shotgun sequence, the following are encoded in one genomic region:
- the LOC143496575 gene encoding uncharacterized protein LOC143496575: MCFSIPVLTPYSRRQYKHHYRKRTTSNLIYPPLSTNTPIIATGGLWNCQSAVQKADFITAIAAHHSLDFLALTETWITPENSATPAALSSAFSFSHSPRQTGRGGGTGLLLSSCWRFTPCTFPQITISTFEYHAVTVRFPTTLHIIVVYRPPCTLGNFTEELDTLLSVLPNDETPLLLGDFNLPTDKLQSSGVLPLLSSFNLNLTQSSPTHRAGNVLDLVFTRPPAVMDIAVTPLHCSDHHLVSFSLSLPPHRHTLTATGTTTIRRNLHSISPSVLASTITTALPSHDSFSCLSTDTATDTLLSSLSSSIDLLCPLSSKPTRSSPPAPWLSDTLRNNRRELRMVERRWRKSKLTADLRLYQSLLSLFSMELTAAKTSFYREKLEASTSDPRKMFKIFSSLLKPSPPPTPTSLTADDFVTFFEEKVNTICSTFSLVPVPTVSPPTPPFSLTSFSPLSAETVLQLLTSSSPTTCPLDPIPSTLLQTISHELLPFISTIINNSLSSGIVPSSFKAARVVPILKKPNLDATNISNYRPVSLLSFLSKILERAVHNQLSSFLSQNQLQDPNQSGFKPAHSTETALIAVTEKLHAARANGLSSVLILLDLSAAFDTVNHEILLSILSGLGITGNAWTWFASYLEGRSYQVTWGGSTSTPCKLSTGVPQGSVLGPLLFSLYTRSLGFSSNLCMSERHCLLDGSSPPKA; this comes from the exons atGTGTTTTTCCATCCCTGTTCTTACTCCCTATAGTCGCCGTCAATACAAACATCACTACAGAAAACGCACTACCAGTAACCTCATCTACCCTCCACTCTCAACAAACACCCCGATCATTGCGACCGGGGGGCTCTGGAACTGCCAGTCTGCAGTCCAGAAAGCAGACTTCATCACAGCCATTGCAGCTCATCACTCCCTTGACTTCTTGGCCCTAACAGAGACATGGATCACCCCAGAGAACTCTGCTACTCCTGCTGCCCTGTCATCTGCATtttccttctctcactctccaagacagactggaaggggaggtggcacTGGATTGCTTCTGTCCAGTTGCTGGCGCTTTACTCCTTGCACTTTCCCACAAATTACCATCTCAACATTTGAGTATCATGCTGTCACTGTACGCTTCCCAACCACACTTCACATCATTGTTGTTTATCGTCCACCCTGCACCCTAGGTAACTTCACTGAGGAATTAGACACACTTCTGAGCGTCCTCCCTAATGATGAAACTCCTCTTCTGCTTGGTGACTTCAACCTCCCAACAGATAAACTACAATCATCTGGCGTTCTTCCTTTGCTGTCATCAttcaacctcaacctcacccaGTCTTCTCCAACACACAGAGCAGGCAATGTCCTAGACCTGGTCTTCACTAGACCACCTGCAGTGATGGACATTGCAGTAACTCCTCTCCACTGTTCAGATCATCACCTTGTATCTTTCTCCTtatctcttcctccccaccgtcACACCCTTACTGCTACAGGCACTACCACCATCCGTCGTAACCTtcattccatctctccatcagtaCTTGCCTCTACTATCACCACAGCCCTCCCGTCCCATGACtctttctcttgtctctccacagacaccgccactgacactttattgtcctccctctcttcatctatTGACCTCTTATGTCCCCTCTCTTCCAAACCCACAAGATCCTCCCCACCTGCTCCTTGGCTCTCGGACACCCTACGTAACAACCGACGAGAACTGAGGATGGTTGAGAGGCGATGGAGGAAATCGAAGCTTACTGCTGATCTTCGCTTGTATCAGTCTCTCCTGTCCCTATTCTCCATGGAACTAACTGCTGCCAAGACATCATTCTACAGAGAGAAGCTGGAGGCATCTACATCAGATCCACGcaagatgttcaaaatcttctcttctctcctcaaaccctccccccccccaactcccacttctcttactgcagatgattttgtcaccttctttgaagagaaggtCAATACGATTTGCAGCACCTTTTCCCTAGTCCCTGTTCCCACTGTgtcccctcctactcctcccttttctctaacctccttctctcctctctcagctgagacggtgcttcagctgctgacatccagcagtcccaccacatgccctctggaccccatcccatccacactcctccagacaatctcccacgaactcctccctttcatctcgaccatcatcaacaactccttatcttcaggaattgtgccatcatcattcaaggcggctagggtggtgccaatcctaaagaaacccaaccttgatgccaccaacatcagcaactacagaccggtatctctcctctcattcctttctaagatccttgaacgggctgtacacaaccagctatcctcttttctctcacagaaccagcttcaggaccccaaccaatctggcttcaagccggcacattctacggaaactgcactcattgcagtaactgagaaactccatgcggctagagcaaatggactatcatcagttctgattctgcttgacctttcggctgcctttgacacagtcaatcatGAGATCCTTCTGTCCATCCTCTCAGGCCTTGGTATCACTGGCAATGCATGGACAtggtttgcatcctacctggagggtcgttcctaccaagtaacatggggaggatcaacatccacgccatgcaaactctccaccggtgttccacaaggctcagtactgggtccacttcttttttccctttatacccgctctctgg gtttcagctcgaatctctgcatgtctgaaagacattgcctcttggatggcagctcaccacctaaagcttaa